Proteins encoded within one genomic window of Methanothrix harundinacea 6Ac:
- a CDS encoding phosphoribosyltransferase — protein MDQDSFPCDLVTWNEFYDLARTLSRIIKASGWRPDLVVAIGRGGYVPARVVCDFLVHDLLTSIKVEHWGIAAQRRERASVRFPLATAASGQRVLVVDDVTDTGETLAAATGYLKSLGAGEVRTAVLQHKASSTIEPDYYAERIDLWRWIIYPWAAHEDLVGFTGRVLSGAGRPLSKGDIIAELKRRFEIDLDQVEMAEVLEDLVSLGMAIRSGSVYTATRC, from the coding sequence ATGGACCAAGACTCCTTCCCCTGCGATCTCGTGACCTGGAATGAGTTCTACGACCTTGCCCGGACTTTATCCAGGATCATCAAGGCTTCGGGGTGGCGCCCCGACCTGGTGGTGGCGATAGGCCGGGGCGGCTACGTCCCGGCCCGGGTCGTCTGCGACTTTCTTGTCCACGACCTCCTCACCAGCATCAAGGTCGAGCACTGGGGGATTGCGGCTCAGAGGAGGGAAAGGGCATCGGTCCGTTTCCCCCTGGCGACTGCAGCCTCCGGCCAGAGGGTCCTCGTCGTCGACGACGTCACCGACACCGGGGAGACCCTGGCGGCGGCGACGGGGTACTTGAAGAGCCTGGGGGCCGGGGAGGTGAGGACCGCGGTCCTCCAGCACAAGGCCAGCTCAACGATCGAGCCGGACTACTACGCCGAGAGGATCGATCTATGGAGGTGGATCATATACCCCTGGGCGGCCCACGAGGACCTGGTGGGTTTCACCGGACGGGTCCTCTCCGGGGCAGGTCGCCCCCTCTCGAAGGGGGATATCATCGCAGAATTGAAGAGGAGGTTTGAGATCGATCTGGATCAGGTGGAGATGGCCGAGGTCCTGGAGGACCTCGTCTCCCTGGGGATGGCCATCAGGTCTGGATCGGTTTATACCGCCACAAGATGCTGA
- a CDS encoding class I SAM-dependent methyltransferase: protein MLLHEMLKIDGGEGVFLAEESLADLISLPVTSEILRSGLKVEDLIEVVEEGGGAHRLGVALRLTEPADTWLLLTDRYSGSRALDGYLQDGAARVVRVEEEKFLEGVVEALAISLRSELFCDACPVASPPLFVPERIEGLERFLRPLLPAGSEVLEVCCGSGMGTQALKRLGFRPWTEDLDSCEICMALKAGHLDSDRAMVLDARLLDRFFPPRRFDVVVGFMVGLIDDVNWPLWREVLVSSSKLAEKMVIYTTYTEREARIVAEALGSVGWAAEVAANPDDLGIYDQWALLGRRLG, encoded by the coding sequence GTGCTGCTCCACGAGATGCTGAAGATCGACGGCGGGGAGGGGGTCTTCCTCGCCGAAGAGTCCCTGGCCGACCTGATTAGCCTCCCGGTCACTTCGGAGATCCTCCGGTCGGGGCTGAAAGTCGAAGACCTGATCGAGGTGGTGGAGGAGGGGGGCGGAGCCCATCGGCTCGGGGTCGCCCTGAGGCTGACGGAGCCCGCAGATACCTGGCTCCTCCTCACGGACCGCTACTCCGGCTCCCGGGCCCTGGACGGCTACCTCCAGGACGGTGCAGCCAGAGTCGTCCGGGTGGAGGAAGAGAAGTTTTTGGAGGGGGTGGTGGAGGCCCTCGCCATCTCCCTCAGAAGTGAGCTCTTCTGCGACGCCTGCCCCGTGGCCAGCCCCCCCCTCTTCGTCCCCGAGAGGATCGAGGGCCTGGAGAGGTTCCTGCGGCCCCTCCTCCCCGCCGGAAGCGAGGTTCTGGAGGTCTGCTGCGGGAGCGGGATGGGGACCCAGGCCCTGAAGAGGCTCGGGTTCCGGCCCTGGACCGAGGACCTGGACAGCTGCGAGATCTGCATGGCCCTGAAGGCGGGCCACCTCGACTCCGATAGGGCGATGGTCCTGGACGCCCGGCTCCTGGACCGGTTCTTCCCTCCCCGGCGGTTCGATGTGGTGGTGGGGTTCATGGTGGGGCTGATCGACGACGTCAACTGGCCCCTCTGGAGGGAGGTTCTCGTCAGCTCGTCGAAGCTCGCGGAGAAGATGGTGATCTACACCACCTACACCGAGAGGGAGGCCCGGATCGTCGCCGAAGCCCTCGGGTCCGTCGGATGGGCCGCCGAGGTGGCGGCGAACCCCGACGACCTGGGGATCTACGACCAGTGGGCTCTCCTAGGACGGAGGCTAGGGTGA
- a CDS encoding DNA mismatch repair protein, MutS family, with protein sequence MKLLDVPGVGSKLSERLITRYGDEEAALEALLRGDVAGLIEMRGMSERQATALVQRARGASYGVSPAAFLATEEAARIYSSLMELLVEEAHTDRARQRLLTLFPSSSREMIEENRRLAEEAVATAKRLQNTGIADHLSRLRPLRRGAGPRVRSRSVATDSATTFRALKDRGIDRTVDLHLVESSRDLRDLAQGYDLVTLLGRSIDSLSLPEVEEAVGEEEWYLVPERVLHHYQENETTIDALLKAAEILEVAEVARFEGLEGLSLSMAKLAEEGDPEVQRLERLMAEVEGRAEEAVAWANRELKTRMESCSVTLAGDDLLLALGKGGDLRDVFRSRMGETFAAVLRSARERASSGLHLKGSEGARLEELISPEVRYPLEVDRAALAVFVQEMRKRAEARRLKARREVAKELSGMWELVVALHERLLDFDFIYSLGSFALSRGLAMPAFVEEPCIGFLEGRSLFLKDPEPVSYSVGHTGLAGGGETTAILSGVNSGGKTALLELVAQVAVLAHMGLPVPARSCRLSLFESLYHFGKSRGTLGAGAFEATIRKFSALAGEGRKLVLADELEAMTEPGASARIIASLLGELSRGGSVAIFVSHLAEEVARFAETAVRIDGIEARGLDEEYRLIVDRSPRYRHLAKSTPELILERLARTAEGGESEFYGRLLSKFR encoded by the coding sequence TTGAAGCTATTGGACGTTCCAGGGGTGGGCTCGAAGCTTTCGGAGCGGCTCATCACCCGCTACGGAGACGAAGAGGCAGCCCTCGAGGCCCTCCTGAGGGGGGACGTGGCGGGGCTCATCGAGATGAGGGGGATGAGCGAGCGGCAGGCGACGGCCCTCGTCCAGCGGGCGCGGGGGGCGAGCTACGGCGTATCCCCCGCCGCCTTCCTCGCCACGGAGGAGGCGGCGAGGATCTACTCATCCCTGATGGAGCTCCTGGTGGAGGAGGCCCATACCGACCGCGCGAGGCAGAGGCTCTTGACTTTATTTCCCTCCTCCAGCCGGGAGATGATCGAGGAGAACAGAAGGCTGGCGGAGGAGGCGGTGGCCACGGCAAAGAGGCTCCAAAATACCGGCATCGCCGATCATCTATCTCGGTTGAGGCCGTTGCGGAGGGGCGCGGGACCTCGGGTCCGGAGTCGGTCGGTGGCGACCGATTCGGCCACCACCTTCCGGGCCCTGAAGGACCGGGGGATCGATAGAACCGTCGACCTCCACCTCGTCGAGAGCTCGAGGGACCTCCGGGACCTGGCCCAGGGCTACGACCTCGTGACCCTCCTCGGCCGGAGCATCGACAGCCTATCCCTCCCCGAGGTCGAAGAGGCGGTGGGGGAGGAGGAGTGGTACCTCGTCCCGGAGCGGGTCCTCCACCACTACCAGGAGAACGAGACGACGATCGATGCCCTCCTCAAGGCCGCAGAGATCCTGGAGGTGGCGGAGGTGGCCAGGTTCGAGGGGTTGGAGGGGCTTTCTCTCTCCATGGCGAAGCTGGCGGAGGAGGGAGACCCCGAGGTCCAGAGGCTCGAAAGGCTGATGGCGGAGGTGGAGGGGAGGGCGGAGGAGGCGGTGGCCTGGGCGAACCGCGAGCTGAAGACGAGGATGGAGAGCTGTTCGGTCACCCTCGCCGGGGACGACCTCCTCCTCGCCCTGGGGAAGGGGGGGGACCTCCGGGACGTCTTCCGATCCCGGATGGGGGAGACCTTCGCCGCCGTCCTGAGGTCTGCCCGGGAACGGGCATCCTCCGGCCTCCACCTGAAGGGCTCCGAGGGGGCGAGGCTCGAGGAGTTGATCTCCCCGGAGGTCCGCTACCCCCTGGAGGTGGACAGGGCGGCCCTCGCAGTTTTCGTCCAGGAGATGCGGAAGAGGGCGGAGGCGAGGAGGCTCAAGGCCCGTCGGGAGGTGGCAAAGGAGCTATCGGGGATGTGGGAGCTGGTCGTGGCCCTCCACGAACGCCTCCTGGACTTCGACTTCATCTACTCCCTCGGCTCCTTCGCCTTATCCCGGGGGCTGGCGATGCCCGCCTTCGTGGAGGAACCCTGTATAGGCTTTTTGGAGGGAAGGAGCCTCTTTCTGAAGGACCCGGAACCTGTCAGCTACTCCGTCGGCCATACGGGGCTTGCCGGGGGCGGGGAGACGACGGCGATATTGAGCGGCGTCAACTCCGGGGGCAAGACCGCCCTCCTGGAGCTGGTGGCCCAGGTGGCGGTCCTGGCCCACATGGGCCTCCCCGTCCCGGCGAGGTCCTGCAGGCTATCCCTCTTCGAGAGCCTCTACCACTTCGGCAAGAGCAGGGGAACCCTGGGGGCGGGGGCCTTCGAGGCGACGATCCGGAAGTTCTCCGCCCTCGCCGGGGAAGGGAGGAAGCTCGTCCTGGCGGATGAGCTGGAGGCGATGACGGAGCCGGGGGCCTCGGCGAGGATCATAGCCTCCCTCCTCGGCGAGCTCTCCCGGGGAGGCTCGGTCGCCATCTTCGTCAGCCATTTAGCCGAGGAGGTGGCGAGGTTTGCGGAGACTGCCGTCAGGATCGACGGGATCGAGGCCCGGGGGCTCGACGAGGAGTACCGGCTGATCGTCGATAGAAGCCCCCGCTACCGCCACCTGGCAAAGAGCACCCCGGAGCTGATCCTCGAGAGGCTCGCCAGAACTGCCGAGGGCGGAGAATCTGAGTTCTATGGGAGGCTCTTATCGAAGTTCCGCTGA